A stretch of the Acidilobus sp. 7A genome encodes the following:
- a CDS encoding molybdenum cofactor biosynthesis protein MoaE produces the protein MRVKVKLYSVLREAMGRGELELELEEGARVADLLGALSSLGLGKLMGELKGGLQVVVDGKALSLSQALPADARVVHVLPPSSGGDERVLVRVAKGNEPVDLSELTKFLYAGDRKVGAVAFFIGVVRGINMGEVVKELDYEHSEELMEPKLKELAYEAIKEFSLSRVCVVHFVGVRNPGELTMVVGVSGESRKNVFPALEWLVEHVKHEAPVWKKEVRASGTYFIVGDQEIRETDLRQADLATKVS, from the coding sequence ATGAGGGTTAAAGTGAAGCTTTACTCCGTGTTGCGTGAGGCCATGGGAAGGGGCGAGCTGGAGCTGGAGCTGGAGGAAGGGGCTAGGGTGGCGGACCTGCTTGGGGCCCTCTCCTCGCTAGGGCTTGGCAAGCTCATGGGGGAGCTTAAGGGAGGGCTGCAGGTAGTGGTTGACGGTAAGGCCCTGTCGCTCTCGCAGGCCCTGCCAGCCGACGCCAGGGTGGTCCATGTCCTGCCGCCCTCCTCGGGCGGCGACGAGAGGGTCCTGGTAAGGGTGGCCAAGGGTAACGAGCCCGTTGACCTCTCCGAGCTCACAAAGTTCCTCTACGCGGGCGACCGCAAAGTCGGCGCTGTTGCCTTCTTCATCGGTGTAGTGAGGGGCATCAACATGGGTGAGGTGGTTAAAGAGCTTGACTATGAGCACTCGGAGGAACTCATGGAGCCTAAACTTAAGGAGCTGGCCTATGAAGCAATAAAGGAGTTCTCGCTTTCACGCGTCTGCGTCGTTCACTTCGTCGGCGTCAGGAACCCTGGTGAGCTCACAATGGTTGTTGGGGTCTCAGGGGAGTCGCGCAAGAACGTCTTCCCTGCTCTCGAGTGGCTGGTTGAACACGTGAAGCATGAGGCCCCAGTGTGGAAGAAGGAGGTTAGAGCAAGCGGCACGTACTTCATAGTTGGGGACCAGGAGATTAGGGAGACCGACCTGAGGCAGGCTGACTTAGCGACAAAGGTAAGCTAA